Proteins from a single region of Paraburkholderia sp. ZP32-5:
- a CDS encoding NrtA/SsuA/CpmA family ABC transporter substrate-binding protein produces MNDSSLSRRQLLRAAGGLLAGVAANSLFPARAAETRKLTRNTDTVRIGWGYGSLPDIAKQRGAFEKDLAAKGIKVEWVGPFPNHAPSIQAVVGGSADFGFWGSTTPALAAMLAGSPIVFNAFDVYSPRSTAIIVKKSSGINSVADLAGRKVAVNRSGLGEFLLIAALEKNRVARDKVEFVYLNPPDAAPAFAQGKIDAWSMWSPGVDIARFSNDAKDIFNEGRDLDFLIDYSSLVTRRKFTEENSELIRAVIDAYNVEGAWQSTHADEAERLSQREAKYPDQVRDYLASLRRVNQFHEPDDAAFIAQFQRAADWLAERKIIHSRIKVADYSIKV; encoded by the coding sequence ATGAACGATTCTTCGCTGAGCCGCCGCCAATTATTGCGAGCGGCGGGCGGCCTGCTGGCCGGCGTCGCCGCCAATAGCCTCTTCCCGGCGCGAGCGGCCGAGACGCGCAAGCTCACGCGCAATACCGATACGGTGCGCATCGGCTGGGGATACGGCAGCCTGCCCGACATCGCCAAACAACGCGGCGCGTTCGAAAAAGACCTGGCTGCGAAAGGCATCAAGGTCGAATGGGTTGGCCCTTTTCCGAACCACGCGCCCTCGATTCAGGCCGTGGTAGGCGGCAGCGCGGACTTCGGCTTCTGGGGATCGACGACGCCCGCGCTGGCGGCAATGCTCGCCGGTTCGCCGATTGTGTTCAACGCGTTCGACGTCTATTCGCCCCGCTCGACGGCCATCATCGTGAAGAAGTCGAGCGGTATCAATTCGGTCGCGGATCTCGCGGGCCGTAAAGTCGCCGTCAATCGTTCCGGGCTCGGCGAGTTCCTGCTGATCGCGGCACTGGAGAAGAATCGCGTCGCTCGCGACAAGGTCGAGTTCGTCTATCTGAATCCGCCCGATGCCGCGCCGGCTTTCGCGCAAGGCAAGATCGACGCGTGGTCGATGTGGTCGCCGGGGGTCGATATCGCGCGCTTCTCGAACGACGCCAAGGACATTTTCAACGAAGGCCGCGATCTGGACTTCCTGATCGACTACAGTTCGCTCGTGACGCGCCGCAAATTCACCGAGGAGAACTCCGAACTGATCCGCGCGGTCATCGACGCATACAACGTCGAAGGCGCGTGGCAATCCACGCACGCCGACGAAGCCGAACGTCTGTCGCAGCGCGAAGCCAAATACCCGGACCAGGTGCGTGACTATCTGGCGAGCCTGCGGCGCGTGAATCAGTTCCATGAACCCGACGATGCCGCGTTCATTGCGCAGTTTCAGCGCGCGGCTGACTGGCTCGCGGAACGTAAGATCATCCACTCGCGCATCAAGGTGGCGGATTACAGCATCAAGGTCTGA